A window of Babesia microti strain RI chromosome III, complete genome contains these coding sequences:
- a CDS encoding hypothetical protein (overlaps_old_locusTagID:BBM_III04225), translating into MECLSDPPAQAGAANQTELYVKFGETYYSEEVVPHDFTWYASDGTLRRYVKDFLLYNPKGERLLRLEIELKSLGLYGISNDYSGLENAILFAKAHNMAQVHSYSELVHANHPSLARCTGPQAKSAGRAKVPKPHRSFSLRAIIHEWFIDYAEERQGQAFLWVISRNDIFYRLEAPAGRYASAFSNFSIKSDIIRQFMGAYLSTDRPLVNVAQDYLEANEDKLLCNDHTNTELANQILVFLLSEIKYFQLIPRHKTLMGKDVTTLINCVPGSELALRHKLRLSKVPDAPPVRPPKRRARQRPAPAGRLGLYEQLPRREFPPEYQHQHMLLPQDFDYDAYSTHTEYEEAMRGQSQLPLVDEAHLRLDNRLYFRRDLPLRSLAPYPAPDILDLWQFLRSYRPFLRLPYLPTLPALEATLLSDPSTGPVDPPDHPEWGRLRLESSSLCTSVKELIFSQADSQGLDQVVKSLDMFALPHPLLPCIIGRLVSLYIPSTRVEIECREIPGLSKQDAEMCEEILTSVDGTDKKWLRRFRRVLRLLAVAPQEGEIQIVIDRPHVQEKIPLSQLYPDLTHAHKPLQLVDQDLQIEYEGLLEADIPPHTLTECIWPLLLRRHLFLVSHKLRRVYTFTDGEVVQGAYVDTWEPSANGNPHRHFSLNWPRLSLSDKLKLLLELASKAIQSPQAQAYIAECVSRGASTPSGGSAPTTPSAASTPEVKAKEGGSKAKGEGSEPKREGSEPKGEGSEPKEGGSKAKGGGSEAKQGRSKAKEGKSELNQGVVGARPPQGKGGGKRAERVANSDEFHLRAELLGEDRFFNRYIYFGEAAGCNRVFVQFLPREGVPDKWLDRPVLPSGGPAPATPSAASAPEVKAKGEGSEPMEGKPEANQEKPEVNQGVVGAGPPLGGQTQRVRRKVVRMDAGFESNRKRAKEDASLGLADLHPTALKAKPHRRPRLLESLAFFCRMPTHFDSTDDYDEFIRVLAPRMRYGYIGGGAHAKKFVARLCHRSLREKALAGRLDRVAALLDKPLDMCYVWPSVLAAQVWCLTLHLLSFERELLAKIGRADSCRGLAAEILCDVLLRGGPAPTTPCTASVQEARGGGSEEKEGGAEVNRENPEPNREKPEVNQGVVGAGPPLAITGKMCMLLRRLHDALLALHERYRGLGILKEEWDHTRWEMELETVPHIMPTLSVEAVAVFALFWRRVERNLGDLEWLRSTLPISPFGRTEPLDDPSVLTPGSRVFVFTTPLAAPAEAYGTHGAGAAADLQGCGALEFATVLRAWKVRTPAEDAASAGHYYAILIRTSPLDVHEFIAGVFPELEDEEKSTRASGLYEMVGEILTQHDKTRSKSECSVAQCSTTGAAPQPVQRELLIRLPQGIDQCVISLDKMKCSLAGRWRRSMKFRFSDVIHKDCEKFTGFISRIDYAAVDPWLNVHVEWDRPKPGHPVLGRDRLNIWQLAPAKASHKRELCDDTG; encoded by the coding sequence ATGGAGTGTCTCTCGGACCCTCCAGCCCAGGCGGGGGCTGCCAACCAGACCGAGCTCTATGTAAAGTTTGGCGAAACATACTACTCCGAGGAAGTAGTCCCGCACGACTTTACATGGTACGCAAGCGACGGCACTTTGCGAAGGTACGTAAAGGACTTTCTGCTCTATAACCCCAAGGGGGAGCGGCTGCTAAGACTAGAAATCGAGCTCAAGTCGCTTGGCCTCTACGGAATATCCAACGACTATTCGGGGCTTGAAAATGCCATACTATTCGCCAAGGCCCACAACATGGCACAAGTGCACTCCTACAGCGAACTGGTCCACGCGAACCACCCCTCCCTGGCGCGCTGCACCGGGCCCCAGGCAAAGTCTGCTGGACGCGCAAAGGTCCCTAAACCCCACCGCAGCTTCTCGCTGCGAGCTATCATACACGAGTGGTTCATAGACTACGCAGAAGAACGACAGGGACAGGCATTCCTATGGGTAATATCGAGAAACGACATCTTCTACCGCCTGGAGGCGCCAGCCGGACGCTACGCTTCCGCCTTCTCTAACTTTTCCATCAAATCTGACATCATACGACAGTTTATGGGCGCCTACCTATCTACAGACCGCCCGCTGGTCAACGTGGCACAGGACTACCTAGAGGCCAACGAGGACAAGCTATTATGCAACGACCACACCAACACTGAACTTGCTAACCAAATACTAGTCTTTCTACTATCTGAGATCAAGTACTTCCAGCTCATTCCGCGCCACAAGACGCTCATGGGCAAGGACGTAACAACGCTTATCAACTGCGTGCCCGGCAGTGAACTGGCCCTCCGGCACAAGCTCCGCCTGTCCAAGGTGCCAGACGCCCCCCCGGTGCGTCCCCCCAAGCGGCGCGCCCGTCAGCGCCCAGCCCCCGCGGGCAGGCTGGGCCTGTACGAGCAGCTGCCGCGCAGGGAGTTCCCCCCGGAGTACCAGCACCAGCACATGCTGCTGCCCCAAGACTTTGACTATGACGCTTACAGTACCCATACAGAGTACGAGGAAGCCATGCGCGGGCAGTCCCAGCTGCCGCTGGTGGACGAGGCGCACCTTCGGCTGGACAACCGCCTTTACTTTAGGCGGGACTTGCCCCTGCGCTCCCTGGCGCCCTATCCCGCCCCGGACATACTGGATCTGTGGCAGTTTTTGCGCAGCTACCGCCCATTCCTACGTCTGCCGTACCTGCCCACGCTACCAGCCCTAGAGGCCACCCTCCTTAGCGATCCGTCCACGGGGCCCGTCGACCCGCCAGACCACCCCGAGTGGGGGCGCCTGCGCCTGGAATCGAGCTCCCTCTGCACCAGCGTCAAGGAGCTGATCTTTTCCCAAGCGGACTCCCAGGGTCTGGACCAGGTCGTCAAATCCCTTGATATGTTTGCCCTTCCCCATCCGTTGCTTCCCTGTATCATCGGCAGGCTCGTTTCCCTCTACATACCGTCCACCAGGGTGGAAATAGAGTGCAGGGAAATCCCGGGGCTTAGTAAGCAGGACGCCGAAATGTGTGAAGAAATACTCACTTCAGTGGACGGTACGGATAAAAAGTGGCTACGGCGGTTCCGAAGGGTACTGAGGCTTTTGGCCGTGGCCCCACAGGAGGGTGAAATACAAATAGTCATTGACCGCCCCCATGTCCAGGAGAAAATTCCACTTTCTCAGCTATACCCGGACCTAACTCACGCGCACAAACCCCTCCAACTCGTGGACCAAGACTTGCAGATCGAGTACGAGGGCCTGCTGGAGGCGGACATCCCCCCACACACTCTAACGGAATGCATTTGGCCCCTGCTCCTCCGCCGCCATCTATTCCTCGTGTCGCACAAACTGCGTCGCGTCTACACCTTTACGGATGGCGAAGTGGTCCAGGGCGCGTACGTTGACACCTGGGAGCCCTCCGCCAACGGCAACCCTCACAGGCACTTTTCGCTGAACTGGCCGCGCCTGTCCCTATCGGACAAGCTTAAGCTGCTTTTGGAGCTCGCATCCAAGGCTATACAATCGCCGCAGGCGCAGGCCTACATCGCAGAATGCGTCTCGCGCGGGGCCTCTACCCCCAGTGGGGGCTCAGCCCCCACGACCCCCAGCGCTGCCTCTACCCCAGAGGTAAAGGCAAAGGAAGGGGGGTCGAAGGCAAAGGGGGAGGGATCAGAGCCAAAGAGAGAGGGATCAGAGCCAAAGGGGGAGGGATCGGAGCCAAAGGAAGGGGGGTCGAAGGCAAAGGGGGGGGGATCAGAGGCAAAGCAAGGGAGATCGAAGGCAAAGGAAGGGAAATCAGAGCTAAATCAGGGGGTAGTGGGGGCTAGGCCCCCACAGGGGAAGGGCGGGGGAAAGCGTGCCGAGAGGGTGGCCAACTCGGACGAGTTCCACCTCCGCGCCGAGCTTCTCGGGGAGGACCGCTTTTTCAATCGTTACATCTACTTTGGCGAGGCGGCTGGCTGCAACCGCGTGTTTGTTCAGTTCCTGCCCCGCGAAGGTGTGCCAGATAAGTGGCTAGACCGTCCCGTCCTCCCCAGTGGGGGCCCAGCCCCCGCGACCCCCAGCGCTGCCTCTGCCCCAGAGGTAAAGGCAAAGGGGGAGGGATCGGAACCAATGGAAGGAAAGCCAGAGGCAAATCAAGAAAAACCAGAGGTAAATCAGGGGGTCGTGGGGGCTGGGCCCCCACTGGGAGGGCAAACGCAGCGAGTGCGCAGAAAGGTGGTCCGCATGGACGCGGGGTTTGAGAGCAACCGCAAGCGCGCGAAGGAAGACGCAAGCCTGGGGCTTGCAGATCTGCACCCCACGGCCCTGAAGGCGAAACCCCACCGAAGGCCCAGGCTCTTAGAATCACTCGCCTTTTTCTGCAGGATGCCCACGCATTTCGACAGCACGGACGACTACGACGAGTTTATACGGGTCCTGGCGCCCCGTATGCGCTACGGTTACATTGGCGGCGGCGCACACGCCAAAAAGTTCGTTGCCCGTCTGTGCCACAGGTCCCTCCGCGAAAAGGCCCTCGCCGGGCGCCTGGACCGCGTTGCGGCGCTACTAGACAAGCCCCTCGACATGTGCTACGTCTGGCCCAGCGTACTTGCTGCCCAGGTGTGGTGCCTCACCCTGCACTTGCTATCGTTTGAGAGGGAGCTCCTGGCCAAAATAGGAAGGGCCGACAGCTGCCGCGGCCTGGCGGCGGAAATTCTATGCGATGTCCTTCTCCGTGGAGGCCCAGCCCCCACGACCCCCTGCACTGCCTCTGTCCAAGAGGCAAGGGGGGGCGGATCAGAGGAAAAGGAAGGGGGGGCGGAGGTGAATCGAGAAAACCCAGAGCCAAATCGAGAAAAACCAGAGGTAAATCAGGGGGTCGTGGGGGCTGGGCCCCCACTGGCCATCACGGGGAAGATGTGCATGCTGCTGCGCAGGCTGCACGACGCGCTGTTGGCGCTGCACGAACGGTACAGGGGCCTGGGAATTTTGAAAGAGGAGTGGGACCACACGCGCTGGGAAATGGAACTGGAAACTGTCCCGCATATCATGCCCACGCTCTCTGTGGAGGCGGTCGCCGTCTTCGCGCTCTTTTGGCGCAGGGTGGAACGGAATCTGGGCGACCTAGAGTGGCTACGCTCTACCCTACCCATTTCCCCCTTTGGACGCACAGAGCCACTCGATGACCCCTCCGTACTGACCCCCGGAAGCCGCGTTTTTGTCTTCACCACCCCACTCGCAGCGCCGGCAGAGGCCTACGGCACGCACGGCGCTGGGGCGGCCGCTGACCTCCAGGGCTGCGGCGCCCTTGAGTTCGCAACCGTGCTCCGCGCCTGGAAGGTACGCACCCCTGCGGAGGACGCCGCCTCCGCGGGACACTATTACGCCATACTCATACGCACGTCCCCCCTGGACGTGCATGAGTTCATCGCGGGCGTTTTTCCAGAGCTTGAGGACGAAGAAAAGTCAACACGCGCCTCAGGCCTCTACGAAATGGTTGGAGAAATTCTAACGCAACACGATAAAACCAGGTCCAAGTCGGAATGCAGTGTCGCGCAGTGCAGCACTACGGGCGCTGCACCGCAGCCAGTTCAGCGCGAACTGCTGATAAGGCTGCCTCAGGGAATCGACCAGTGCGTAATCTCTCTGGATAAAATGAAATGCTCCTTAGCGGGACGCTGGAGACGCTCGATGAAGTTTAGGTTTAGTGACGTTATCCACAAGGACTGCGAGAAATTCACGGGGTTCATAAGCAGGATCGACTATGCTGCCGTTGACCCATGGCTAAACGTCCACGTGGAGTGGGACAGGCCCAAGCCCGGCCACCCAGTGCTGGGCAGGGATAGGCTTAACATATGGCAGCTGGCTCCCGCCAAGGCCTCGCACAAGCGCGAGCTGTGTGATGACACGGGATGA
- a CDS encoding cysteine desulfurase (overlaps_old_locusTagID:BBM_III04230) yields the protein MMRASRLLLNAASRVIYLDTQSTTFMDPRVLDKMMPFYTKFHGNPHSRTHIYGWESEVAVEEARSQIASAIGCMSKEIIFTSGATESNNLAIKGVAGMYGKTKRHLVTSQIEHKCVLQCMRALESQGYRVTYLKPNFEGIITLEQVEKSITDETFLVSIMHVNNEIGVVQDIEGIGKICRSKGVLFHSDCAQSFCKIPLKAQNIDLISLSGHKIYGPMGVGALYVRTKPRIRLAPLIDGGGQERNMRSGTLAPALAVGFGEAARIGMEEMDYDYQNVRKMYNYLLSQLECVPHVSVNGPKSDPQRYPGNLNISFAYVEGESLLMSIDGFAVSSGSACTSSSLEPSYVLRSLGVSEELAHTSIRFGFGRFTRLEHLQKLVPNLVSAVERLRTLSPLYEFATEGGTGPADAHMRWT from the exons ATGATGCGTGCAAGTAGATTATTATTGAATGCAGCGAGTcgtgttatatatttggataCTCAATCTACTACGTTCATGGACCCTAGGGTTTTGGACAAAATGATGCCATTTTACACTAAATTTCATGGGAATCCTCACTCTCGCACTCATATTTATGGCTGGGAATCCGAGGTGGCAGTGGAAGAGGCCAGGTCGCAAATAGCCTCAGCCATAGGTTGCATGTCAAAGGAGATAATATTTACCTCCGGAGCCACGGAATCTAACAATTTGGCGATAAAGGGGGTTGCAGGAATGTATGGTAAGACAAAGCGACACTTGGTTACGTCTCAAATTGAACACAAATGTGTCCTTCAATGCATGAGGGCACTTGAATCTCAGGGATATCGTGTAACATATTTGAAACCAAATTTTGAGGGGATAATAACACTAGAACAGGTAGAGAAGTCAATAACCGACGAAACATTTCTCGTATCTATTATGCACGTGAATAATGAAATAGGCGTAGTTCAGGACATAGAAGGGATTGGTAAGATTTGTCGATCAAAAGGAGTATTATTCCACAGTGACTGCGCACAAAGTTTTTGCAAGATTCCACTGAAAGCTCAGAACATAGATTTGATATCGCTATCTGGACATAAAATATACGGGCCCATGGGCGTGGGAGCTCTGTACGTGCGTACAAAGCCCAGGATAAGGCTTGCCCCGCTGATAGACGGAGGGGGGCAGGAGCGTAATATGCGATCTGGAACCCTAGCCCCGGCCTTGGCCGTTGGATTTGGCGAGGCAGCTAGGATAGGGATGGAGGAGATGGATTATGATTACCAAAACGTCAGgaaaatgtacaattacTTACTTTCTCAGTTAGAATGCGTGCCTCACGTAAGCGTGAATGGTCCAAAATCTGACCCGCAGCGCTACCCGGGCAACTTAAACATAAGTTTTGCCTATGTGGAAGGAGAGAGTTTGCTAATGTCTATAGATGGATTTGCTGTTAGTTCTG GCTCCGCTTGCACATCTTCCAGCCTGGAGCCTAGCTACGTGCTGCGTAGCCTTGGTGTATCCGAAGAATTGGCCCACACGAGCATCCGGTTTGGCTTTGGACGTTTTACACGTTTAGAGCACCTTCAGAAGCTGGTGCCTAACCTTGTTTCCGCTGTTGAAAGGCTAAGGACATTATCCCCCTTGTACGAGTTCGCCACGGAGGGAGGGACTGGGCCTGCCGATGCCCACATGAGGTGGACCTAG
- a CDS encoding hypothetical protein (overlaps_old_locusTagID:BBM_III04235), translating to MKLNSNGSHSFGTLKLSDSDMFPAMSINSYFTDKNYDSFVNYFSNRPGYNYNNPIDYIPLNTFETPNYILSNTINNNSTEWNSLSNILRSHFNSNDPFDMTQLNIISQLLDTTQQEDSNDYVDNFFNVSNDYSNGQRLQNVLNNELSCNPISNNSVDYTIRYTNQLDKLGNEVDNSYYINNVGNTVSDGHNKYDHGDEVYEYDKLEHNYEDFVSYDVMADYCTSDDTFFARHNGENLQNLSNIIANNNGVDARRKNMDLNKDEQSEETGVSDIYVSWIPKNARCKLVHELPDTVEECEKYPEYVAARDKMLVVLQKLGFFHVESITFHPPRGSHIIIRFLNKNIETIFLQRYKDCPHQWKLDMHKYYKFSKKVIGYIKNLRVDTVNKRIKSRLTK from the coding sequence ATGAAGTTAAACAGCAATGGGTCGCATTCATTTGGAACTTTGAAATTATCAGATTCTGATATGTTTCCCGCAATGTCTATCAACTCATATTTCACTGACAAAAACTATGATTCGTTTGTCAATTACTTCTCCAATCGACCCGGCTACAACTATAATAATCCAATCGATTACATTCCACTGAATACTTTTGAAACCCCAAACTATATACTTTCTAACACAATTAACAACAATTCTACCGAATGGAACTCTCTCAGTAATATTTTACGTTCTCATTTCAATTCTAACGACCCTTTTGACATGACGCAGctgaatataatatcacaATTGTTGGACACTACTCAGCAAGAAGACTCTAACGATTAtgttgacaatttttttaacgtATCTAATGATTATTCCAATGGTCAACGTCTAcaaaatgtattaaataatgaattatcatGCAATCCCATCTCAAATAACTCTGTTGATTACACAATTAGATACACCAACCAATTGGATAAGTTAGGCAATGAAGTTGATAATAGTTATTACATTAACAATGTTGGCAACACCGTCTCAGATGGacataataaatatgacCATGGTGATGAGGTCTatgaatatgataaattggaGCATAATTACGAAGATTTTGTGTCTTACGATGTGATGGCGGATTATTGCACCAGTGATGACACATTTTTTGCCCGGCATAATGGggaaaatttacaaaatcTGTCAAATATCATTGCTAATAATAATGGTGTGGATGCCAGAAGAAAAAATATGGATTTGAACAAGGATGAGCAGAGTGAAGAAACAGGTGTTTCAGATATTTATGTTTCATGGATTCCCAAGAATGCACGTTGCAAGCTAGTGCATGAGTTGCCAGACACTGTAGAAGAATGCGAAAAATACCCCGAATACGTAGCCGCCCGAGATAAAATGCTTGTTGTTCTTCAAAAACTTGGATTTTTTCACGTAGAATCCATCACATTTCACCCTCCCCGGGGCTCTCACATCATAATCCGCTTCTTAAATAAGAATATTGAAACTATTTTCTTGCAGAGGTACAAAGATTGCCCCCACCAGTGGAAATTGGACATGCACAAGTATTACAAGTTTTCCAAGAAGGTGATTGGTTACATCAAAAACTTGCGTGTTGACACAGTGAATAAGCGCATAAAAAGTCGATTAACCAAGTGA